A window of Rhododendron vialii isolate Sample 1 chromosome 13a, ASM3025357v1 contains these coding sequences:
- the LOC131313096 gene encoding transcription termination factor MTERF6, chloroplastic/mitochondrial-like: MFSVLHSVNLFPIKKTAVDSKPTNKNQLYLRPISSVAPSCVNPSGSNPDTDLSPETLKNSTDSTPNQFFLPILSRRVTVPGYENVNLHEKTEAWFNLLRTHGVTNYQISKVLRLHPALLVADLEKDILPKLEFFKYIGVSERVLTRLITIDPKLLTRSLENRIIPYYDFLKSILKTDKKVVAAIKKAPWIFTAHHTTNLVPNIAFLREVGVEESRIDHALLHYTDAMIQNHRQFKEVVNQVKEMGFDMSTWAFLKAIHGLSGRGMRSLWDRCYAAYRKWGWSEDDIRSAYLKDPYCMHVSENKIARVIEFLTNKMGWPLNALARYPLLLTFSLENRTMPRFAVIKVLLSKGLLKEDMSWHSVSSGSEESFLEKYVTKYEKEVPELMSVYLGEVDIWESETENVNMGIGLEGETTDKVGYLKAFWVKDFVDMDSTPMKEA; this comes from the exons ATGTTTTCTGTACTTCATTCGGTTAATCTGTTCCCAATCAAGAAAACGGCAGTGGATTCAAAACCCACCAACAAAAATCAACTATATCTCCGACCCATTTCCTCAGTTGCACCTTCTTGTGTAAACCCATCTGGGTCCAACCCAGATACTGATTTATCTCCTGAAACCTTAAAGAACTCCACAGATAGTACgccaaatcaattttttttacctatATTGTCACGACGAGTTACTGTTCCTGGTTATGAGAATGTGAATTTACATGAAAAAACAGAAGCTTGGTTTAATCTTCTTAGAACCCATGGAGTTACGAATTATCAAATTTCCAAGGTTTTGAGGTTACACCCAGCACTGCTTGTGGCCGATCTTGAGAAAGACATTTTGCCCAAACTGGAGTTTTTTAAGTATATTGGCGTTTCAGAAAGGGTCCTTACAAGGTTGATTACTATAGATCCAAAACTATTGACTAGAAGCTTAGAGAATCGAATCATACCGTACTATGATTTCCTCAAGAGTATTCTTAAAACAGATAAGAAGGTGGTTGCTGCTATAAAGAAAGCTCCATGGATTTTTACAGCTCATCATACAACAAATCTTGTTCCTAATATTGCTTTCTTGAGGGAAGTTGGAGTGGAAGAATCGAGGATTGATCACGCATTGCTACATTACACTGATGCTATGATACAGAATCATAGGCAGTTTAAGGAAGTAGTTAATCAGGTTAAGGAAATGGGATTTGATATGTCGACATGGGCTTTTCTCAAAGCGATACATGGCCTTTCAGGGAGAGGTATGAGATCCCTTTGGGACAGGTGCTATGCAGCATACAGGAAGTGGGGTTGGTCTGAGGATGATATACGCTCGGCATACTTAAAGGACCCATATTGTATGCACGTGTCTGAGAATAAGATTGCAAGGGTAATTGAATTCTTAACGAACAAGATGGGGTGGCCTTTGAATGCCCTTGCTAGATACCCCTTACTTCTGACGTTTAGCTTGGAAAACAGGACTATGCCACGATTTGCGGTTATTAAAGTCTTGCTATCGAAGGGCTTGCTGAAGGAAGATATGAGCTGGCATTCAGTAAGTTCAGGATCTGAGGAGTCTTTCTTGGAGAAGTATGTGACTAAATACGAGAAGGAAGTTCCTGAACTTATGAGCGTGTACCTTGGAGAGGTGGATATTTGGGAGTCAGAAACTGAAAATGTTAATATGGGTATAGGTTTGGAAGGGGAAACAACTGATAAG GTTGGTTATCTGAAAGCGTTCTGGGTCAAGGATTTTGTTGATATGGATTCAACTCCCATGAAGGAAGCATGA